The Piliocolobus tephrosceles isolate RC106 chromosome 2, ASM277652v3, whole genome shotgun sequence genome window below encodes:
- the FAIM gene encoding fas apoptotic inhibitory molecule 1 isoform X2, translated as MADLVAVWDVALSDGVHKIEFEHGTTSGKRVVYVDGKEEIRKDWMFKLVGRETFYVGAAKTKATINIDAISGFAYEYTLEINGKSLKKYMENRSKTTNTWILHMDEKDTMDVWCNGKKLETAGEFVDDGTETHFSLGNHDCYIKAVSSGKRKEGIIHTLIVDNREIPEIAS; from the exons ATGGCAGACCTCGTAGCTGTCTGGGATGTTGCTTTAAGTGACGGAGTCCACAAGATTGAATTTGAACATGGGACTACATCAGGCAAACGAGTAGTATATGTAGATGGAAAG GAAGAGATAAGGAAAGATTGGATGTTCAAGTTAGTGGGCAGAGAAACATTCTATGTTGGAGCTGCGAAGACAAAGGCGACCATAAATATAGATGCTATCAGTGGTTTTGCTTATGAATATACTCTGGAAATTAATGGGAAAAGTCTCAAGAAGTATATGGAGAACAGATCAAAAACCACCAATACTTGGATATTACACATGGATG aaaaagacacTATGGACGTATGGTGCAATGGTAAAAAATTGGAGACAGCA GGTGAGTTTGTAGATGATGGGACTGAAACTCACTTCAGTCTCGGGAACCACGACTGTTACATAAAGGCTGTCAGTAGTGGGAAGCGGAAAGAAGGGATTATTCATACTCTCATTGTGGATAATAGAGAAATCCCAGAGATTGCAAGTTAA
- the FAIM gene encoding fas apoptotic inhibitory molecule 1 isoform X1 codes for MADLVAVWDVALSDGVHKIEFEHGTTSGKRVVYVDGKEEIRKDWMFKLVGRETFYVGAAKTKATINIDAISGFAYEYTLEINGKSLKKYMENRSKTTNTWILHMDGENFRIVLEKDTMDVWCNGKKLETAGEFVDDGTETHFSLGNHDCYIKAVSSGKRKEGIIHTLIVDNREIPEIAS; via the exons ATGGCAGACCTCGTAGCTGTCTGGGATGTTGCTTTAAGTGACGGAGTCCACAAGATTGAATTTGAACATGGGACTACATCAGGCAAACGAGTAGTATATGTAGATGGAAAG GAAGAGATAAGGAAAGATTGGATGTTCAAGTTAGTGGGCAGAGAAACATTCTATGTTGGAGCTGCGAAGACAAAGGCGACCATAAATATAGATGCTATCAGTGGTTTTGCTTATGAATATACTCTGGAAATTAATGGGAAAAGTCTCAAGAAGTATATGGAGAACAGATCAAAAACCACCAATACTTGGATATTACACATGGATGGTGAGAACTTTAGAATTGTTTTGG aaaaagacacTATGGACGTATGGTGCAATGGTAAAAAATTGGAGACAGCA GGTGAGTTTGTAGATGATGGGACTGAAACTCACTTCAGTCTCGGGAACCACGACTGTTACATAAAGGCTGTCAGTAGTGGGAAGCGGAAAGAAGGGATTATTCATACTCTCATTGTGGATAATAGAGAAATCCCAGAGATTGCAAGTTAA